In one Sphingobium sp. MI1205 genomic region, the following are encoded:
- a CDS encoding L,D-transpeptidase family protein, with product MTVIRVDSAAGRLRFDGMEMACTLGRSGVCAAAGKREGDGCTPVGSWPVRGILLRPGRVEAKGIRLPWRWVREGDGWSDDPADPAYNRPVHLPRNFSAETLLRDDDAYDVIVVLGHNDAPPVPGRGSAIFFHLSEGRPTAGCIAIDRHDMLELLPLLAPGDVMEIA from the coding sequence ATGACCGTCATCCGCGTTGATAGCGCTGCCGGCAGGCTGCGGTTCGACGGAATGGAGATGGCATGCACTCTTGGCAGGAGCGGCGTGTGCGCGGCGGCTGGTAAGCGGGAAGGCGATGGCTGCACGCCGGTTGGCAGCTGGCCGGTGCGAGGCATTTTGCTGCGGCCGGGCCGAGTGGAGGCCAAAGGCATTCGGCTACCCTGGCGCTGGGTAAGGGAAGGTGACGGCTGGTCCGACGACCCGGCTGACCCAGCCTATAACCGTCCGGTGCATCTGCCCCGAAATTTCTCTGCCGAAACACTGCTGCGCGATGACGATGCCTATGACGTGATCGTCGTGCTGGGCCATAATGACGCGCCGCCGGTGCCGGGGCGAGGGAGCGCCATTTTCTTCCACTTGTCCGAAGGGCGTCCGACCGCCGGATGCATTGCGATCGACAGGCACGATATGCTGGAATTGTTGCCACTGCTCGCGC